The Miscanthus floridulus cultivar M001 chromosome 6, ASM1932011v1, whole genome shotgun sequence genomic interval CTGAATTCTTCTGAAGAAAGAACTGACGCCAGCAACCAATCTGTTGCGTTCTTCGTCATCTTCGTCATCGACAAGCTACGCCATCATGTTTCAGCAACAACCATCTCCTGCCCCAGCAAAATGACCATGTCGTCAAAGGCTCCAAAAACCCACCTTCCATCCCTGCCCAGCTACCCTCCCTTCTTCTAAAAGTCCCTCTTCCCATCCTGCCCCGGGCAAGGGCAAGCCTCCATATGGCTCCCATCTCCAATGGGATGGATCACGATCTTCCTCACCATCTGGAAAAACTCCCTGCACGAGTTATTATAATGTGTGTTATTCACAACCTGTATAGTATTAAGCTCCTGTCTATTTTTTTTCAGGAGGATATGCACAAGGTAGCTTACTGCCAAGGAACAGCTCCGACTTCCATTGCCTCATTCTCATCGTTAGTGAAAGTAACCTTCCATTCCTCTTTGAAGCCAAGGTCTTTTATCTCAAACATCTCTTCAAGCTCACCCATCAACTGTTCATACCCATCCAGATTTCTTAAATCCACAGCTCTGCCCACAGCATTTCCATGCATTTGAACCTAGCATGGATCAAACACACAGGTTACACAACAGTTTAAGTGGCAAGACAAGGAGAAgataagagaaaaacaaaaagtcgTTACCTTGATACGACTTCTTCCATTGCAACTCTGATGGCTTTGAATTTCTCGGGGGCTTTCATTCACCAAGTGCGTATGATCTTTCGTGACTCTTGAAAGCGCCGATAGCTGACCAGAGTCTTCAAAAGAACCAGCACCTCGCATCGATGTTTCCCCTACTCCCACAGTCGTCTTGTCAGCGGTAGCACTACTCCTAGTATGGTTAATTAAATTGACGCCAAACAGACGGAACATGCCCGGTTCCTTCTTTTCTTCGACGGCAATGGAAAATTTTGGAGCAACCTCCTCGGTCTGGTAGCTGCACAGAGCAGTGTTGCAAGACAACTTGGAAGAGGGCTCCTCAGCTTGGTAAGCAGAGAGCCCAGGCCAAGGAGGAACCCTCGCGTCGTTGCTGGTGACCTGAAACAGTTTCTGAGATATCTCTGGCAACGAAGGGGAGGTCCCTTTGCTTGAGGAATTGAAGTCCTTGAACCAGCTCCCAATTACTGCAGAATTCTGACAAATCGAACTACTCATGGCACTGTATCCTGCGTGTTCACTTGTCCAAGCGACTTGATGTACAGATATACAATTGGGTTCGGTAGAGCTTATACTTGTCTTCTCATGCTGTTCAGGCCTTCCAGAGAGCCAGAATTCTTGAGCTGGTTCTACAAAATTATGAACATTAGACTCAAATTTCCAGAGATCTTTTTCAGAGACAAGCAATATGCAATTTTCAGTCATACCCAGCACATGAATATCCAGGCTTTCAGCTGTCTCCCTCGGCCTTTTGTTTTTCATTGATGGTTGCACAGGTATGTTGATGGCAGGTGCGGATGCATCGAATGGTTCAATTTCCCAAGAGGAAACCCTCTCAGGGCCATTGAAGTTTGTGGCTTCGTCCCATTTGACCTAAACCACGAAAATTGAGAAGACGTTCAGCATCTTGTCtaaggaaaaaaaaaagtcaaataatgataacaaataaagcagATCAAACTGATCTTACCTTCAATGTCTTCCATTCAGAACCTTGCCATTGTGGAGAAAGATCTCCTTTATCGACAACAGTTCCAGAAAACCTACACGGTTAAAAGAGATGGAGTGATCATGTCAATATGAAAGGACAGCAAGTCAGCAACAAATTAAAGGAGAAACACATAAGATGACAGGATGAGTAGTTACTTCTTTACAGGGACGTCTTCCCCTTCAAAACTCATCTTAAACCTCACGCCCACATTAAATCCAATTTTACTTGATTCAAGGTATTTGTTCAGACTGACGATGTATTGGCTTTGGCTTAACCTGaggaaaccaaaaaaaaaaaaaacacatacaCACAATTAACAGAATGATAAGAACAGTTATATTTAAAGAATGATGTTAGGAAGTGTCCAACCTTGGTCTATAATACACTAGGAAAATGGAATTAGTCTTAATAGCATGTGATGCACTTGCAAGCACCCCAAGATGCAtgctttggcttgatataacagATGCTGGCATTGTGCTTTGCTTCTGCACAAGGCGCCTCACTCCGACACGCTGCTCTCCTGTCTCACTCCTAAGAAAAAAAAAGCATGGTACCTTGTAAGTTGTACATATACTCGATACATGAGCATGCGCACaaggtttctttttttttttggatgcACAAGCTGTTTGTTTAAGTTCAGTTGAGATCTAACCTCAGGTAGACAAAAGCGTCACCAGCAATCAGCTTCTTTGATGTGACAAACGTGCTCCATCCAGTAGTCAGAAGGTGCCGACGGGGTTGGCCTAGAGAACCAAGAAATACAGAATTAAGCACCAGAAATTACTTAAAGGTGCCATTTTTCCCTTGATCTGTGGCCAAAATGATTAGAAGACAATACAGTGGAGACTGTACTGTACATACCCCTGTAGATGTGCTTGAACCTCCATTCAGATCCATGTAGGTCCTTTGTGATGAGCTCTTGGGTTGGGGTCGGCATCAACATATCCTGATTATTAGCGTGAAAGAAACCTAAGAATTTTCCATCGCCGTACCACATGAATTATTTTAAAACAAGAGAATTATGCATACCAGTGGTGGGAGGCATTCGTTTGCATGACGCCGAAGAACGGAGAAACCGCCATGAGTGCTGGTGTCGGATGGTGTGAGGATCTTGCAGAAGGAGTGCACAACAGGCCTTGACGTCTCCGGCAGGGGTGGGTCAGGTAATGTGGACAGATCCACTTGCTGCAAGCAACAAAAACAAATTACAATTTTTTTCAGACAAATCCACACAGTAAATTCTCCCAATACGACTATACGAGTGCACACTCACTGAATTGCTTTGCCTACAAAAATCGACATACTTGCAGACAGCAGAAGAGTTCAGAATTGAGGGGATCCCATCCAAAAGGGTAAGTAAAGATGGGTAGAATTAGGGAGGGACAGCAAAAAGGACATTTGCAAAGCAGAGAACAACCCAAAAAGAAAAACTAGTAGCAAGTAAATGATGGTGGTCCAGTCAGTCCACTCTGTGTCTGTACTCACATCTGGTTCGGGCTGCAGAGTGATCTGGGCGTACATCTCGTCCGTTTCTGTCTCGGCCTGCAGCACAGGTGCAGAGACACAGGGAGGGAGAAGACGAACAGTTAGCAAGTCGGGGCCTGGCACCAAATTGAAGGCCGAGAAGAGAAAGGCGAGTGAATTACCTTGAGCTCGACGTTGACGACCTTGCA includes:
- the LOC136457381 gene encoding auxin response factor 1-like isoform X2 — encoded protein: MAKGAGRDPELFAELWRACAGPLVELPQTDERVFYFLQGHLEQLQEPTDPALLAEQIKMFQVPNKILCKVVNVELKAETETDEMYAQITLQPEPDQVDLSTLPDPPLPETSRPVVHSFCKILTPSDTSTHGGFSVLRRHANECLPPLDMLMPTPTQELITKDLHGSEWRFKHIYRGQPRRHLLTTGWSTFVTSKKLIAGDAFVYLRSETGEQRVGVRRLVQKQSTMPASVISSQSMHLGVLASASHAIKTNSIFLVYYRPRLSQSQYIVSLNKYLESSKIGFNVGVRFKMSFEGEDVPVKKFSGTVVDKGDLSPQWQGSEWKTLKVKWDEATNFNGPERVSSWEIEPFDASAPAINIPVQPSMKNKRPRETAESLDIHVLAQEFWLSGRPEQHEKTSISSTEPNCISVHQVAWTSEHAGYSAMSSSICQNSAVIGSWFKDFNSSSKGTSPSLPEISQKLFQVTSNDARVPPWPGLSAYQAEEPSSKLSCNTALCSYQTEEVAPKFSIAVEEKKEPGMFRLFGVNLINHTRSSATADKTTVGVGETSMRGAGSFEDSGQLSALSRVTKDHTHLVNESPREIQSHQSCNGRSRIKVQMHGNAVGRAVDLRNLDGYEQLMGELEEMFEIKDLGFKEEWKVTFTNDENEAMEVGAVPWQEFFQMVRKIVIHPIGDGSHMEACPCPGQDGKRDF
- the LOC136457381 gene encoding auxin response factor 1-like isoform X1 gives rise to the protein MAKGAGRDPELFAELWRACAGPLVELPQTDERVFYFLQGHLEQLQEPTDPALLAEQIKMFQVPNKILCKVVNVELKAETETDEMYAQITLQPEPDQVDLSTLPDPPLPETSRPVVHSFCKILTPSDTSTHGGFSVLRRHANECLPPLDMLMPTPTQELITKDLHGSEWRFKHIYRGQPRRHLLTTGWSTFVTSKKLIAGDAFVYLRSETGEQRVGVRRLVQKQSTMPASVISSQSMHLGVLASASHAIKTNSIFLVYYRPRLSQSQYIVSLNKYLESSKIGFNVGVRFKMSFEGEDVPVKKFSGTVVDKGDLSPQWQGSEWKTLKVKWDEATNFNGPERVSSWEIEPFDASAPAINIPVQPSMKNKRPRETAESLDIHVLEPAQEFWLSGRPEQHEKTSISSTEPNCISVHQVAWTSEHAGYSAMSSSICQNSAVIGSWFKDFNSSSKGTSPSLPEISQKLFQVTSNDARVPPWPGLSAYQAEEPSSKLSCNTALCSYQTEEVAPKFSIAVEEKKEPGMFRLFGVNLINHTRSSATADKTTVGVGETSMRGAGSFEDSGQLSALSRVTKDHTHLVNESPREIQSHQSCNGRSRIKVQMHGNAVGRAVDLRNLDGYEQLMGELEEMFEIKDLGFKEEWKVTFTNDENEAMEVGAVPWQEFFQMVRKIVIHPIGDGSHMEACPCPGQDGKRDF